A segment of the Luteolibacter arcticus genome:
GCCGTTTTCGTGGGCGTGGGCGAGGCCGTCGCAGATGCCCTTCACCAGTGCGGCCGCCTGCTCGGGATCCACGGCCAGGTTGTAGGCGGAGTGGTAAAGCGACTTGCCGTTCACATACTCCATCACGATGTAGAGCATGCCGTCGATGTCGCCGGAGTCATACACGCCGATGAGGTTCGGGTGGTTGAGGCGGGCCATCGCGCGCGCCTCGGTCTCGAAGGATTGGTGGAAAGCCGGATCCGCGCCGAGTTCGCGCGGCAGCACCTTGATCGCCACATCGCGGTCCAGCGCCTTCTGGCGGGCCTTGTAAACCGCTCCCATGCCCCCTTGGGCAATAAAGGAATCGAACTCGTACGCGGGCAGCAGTCCGGCTAGGACTTCCAGCGACGGCGCTTCGAAGGAAGTTGAACTCATGAATCTCGGGAGGCTCGAATACAGGTTTGGGATGACAATGGCGAGTGGAACCCTGTCACGAAATCATAGCGGTGCATGATAAACGATCCATTCAGGAACCTTGATGGCGAAATTATAGAGTGCATGGAGAAAAATGGCGGTCACCAGCCGGCCGGAGGCCGCGAAGCAAAGTGAGCAGGCGACGCCAAGCAAGCCCACGGAGACTAATCCGTAGGCATCGTAGAAATGCACGACGGCGAACACCGCGGCGGAGATCAAGGTTGCGGCCGGTACCCGCAAGCCATTTGCGAGGGAGCGGAAAAGTACGCCACGGTAGAGGATTTCCTCCGCGGCAGGGGCTGCGATGCAGGCCGAGGTCAGGGCGAGCACCAGTCCCCACGGTCCTTCCTCCATCTCGGAAAGCCCGCCCGCGGGATCGTCCGGCATATCATCGCCAAGCATGAAATGCCGCAGCACTTGATCGCCAATCATCAGCAGGGCGAAGCTGCCAAGCACCAGCTTGCCATCCGGGGCTCCCTTCAGCCCGAGCCGCGTCCACACGTGACGCGCGCGGCGGAACAGGAACGCGAATGCCAGCAAGGCCGGCAGGAACCGCGTGGCGGCATCGATCAGGACGAAAAGCCCGGGCGCGATCGAGACCGGCTGGCCGCCTTCGCCCGCCCACCTTTGCAAAATTGAAATCTGGCCATCCAGCACCTTTCCGAAGCCGATCGACGCGAGGTAGGCGAGCAGGAAGACCCCCAGCCCCAGCGCAGTCGGCCAGTGGCCGACGTAGCCGCGGCCCTTGCTGCGCAGCGCTTCCCAGTAGCCGCGTACCACCGCCGGCAGGAATGCCAGGCCACACAGCGCCACCAGCCACACCCCCCCCCGCGACAGCACCGCCCGCAGGGCCACCTCGCGGCTGCGCGGGTCGGCCGATCGTTCCGATGCCTGCATGACGGCCCCGTCGCTCCGTGTTTGCCCCAGCCGGGTCAGATACTCCCGGTCCCACCAGAAATCGTTGCCCTGGGCAACCCGGCGCACCACGGCCTCGGGATCCGGGGGCAGCGGGATGAAGGAGCCGTCCCGGCCCCGCACCGATCGCAGCACCCCCAGCGCGAAAGCGCTCTCCTCATCGAGCGAGCGGTCTTTTTCCAGCATCTCCAGGGAGAACACGCCATTCCTGAGCGCTTGCTCCCGGTCCGGGATGGCGAGCAGCTTGCGCAGCAGCGCGGGGAGCTGCCCGGCGCTATCGGCCAGTCGCAGGTCGCGGTCGGTCTTCCGCAGGGCCATCCGGCCGACTCCGTCTTCCCAGCCGTACTTCGGGCCGAAGTGGTTGTCCCACAACCACACGCCCATCACGAAGATCAGCAGCGCCAGCAAGGGCTCCGGCATGTGCCTGCGCAGGATCGAGCGGTAGGGGTTGGCGGCCTGCTTGGACACGAGGAGTTGCGGTGCGGCGACCATCCCGAATTTTTGGAAAAACCGCAAGCTTCTCGGATCATCATGATATTCTAACTAAAATTTACCTGCCGATTTCCCGCTGGCCCCGCTTTGGTCGCGCCGCCACATTGCCGCCGCCGAAATGGTATCTTTCCTCGCCTCCACGCTCCCCGCAGTTGATCCGGATGCCATCATCATGTGGACCTTCGCGGCTGCGGCCGTGGTATTTCTCGTGAGCTGGGGGATCCGGGGGGCGCGGGGGAAAGTCGAGCCGTTCGAGAACATGGTCGCCTCGCCGAGAATGTCCCCGGAGGAGGCCGCGCTCTACGTTCCGTCGGCCGAGGGAGCGCCGCCCCTACCGCGACTCGACTCCGATTCGCCTTATGCCCCCCCCGGATCAGTCCCGCCGCCGCTTCCAGTGGCTGCGGCTACGACGGCTCCCGTGGGCCTCCTGAAAGTTAGCACGGCGATTTACCGCCTGGTGGACCTGCCGCTCATCGGGCTGGTGTTCCTGATCTTCGCCGGCCTTACCGCGGCGAATGGCGGCTCCTCGGAGGAGGTGCCGCTGGACAAAAAGTACACGCCCGGGGTGTTAATCGCCTCGATCATCTTTCAGTTCCTGCTCATGGGCATGGTGCTGGCCTTCGTCGCCTGGCGGGTGAAGATCACCGAGTGGCTCGGCCTGCGCTGGCGCAAGTGGTGGCTCACCATTGCCATCGCGCCCCTCACCGTGTTTTTCATGCTGTGCTTCATGGGCGTGCTGTTCGTTTCCGGTTGGAACGGGTGGCTCGAGAAAACCCTCGGCATGGAGTCCATGCAGGAAGCCGTGAAGGTCTTCAAGGAGGTGAAGGATCCGCTGGTGATCGCCCTGATGGCGGTGACGGCGGCGATCGTCGCCCCGCTGGCGGAGGAAGTGGTGTTTCGCGGCTATCTCTACCCCGCGGCCAAGCGCTTCTGCGGGCCTGCGGGTGCCATTGTTTTTTCCTCGCTCGTCTTCGCCGCAGCCCACGGGCATGTCGTCGCCCTGCTGCCGCTGTTCGTTTTGGCGGTGATCCTTTGCCTGCTTTACGAGTTCACCGGGTCGATCTGGGCCTGCATGTCGGTGCACTTCCTCTTCAACGCATTCACGGTGACCATGCAACTTCTTGCCCGCTCCGGCCTTATCGACCTGCCGGCCGACTCATGAAGAAGCGCCTGCGCGATCTCGGTGAGGACGCCCTCATCGCCCGCCTGCTGCGCGGTTTTCCCGGCGGCGAAAACCTGCGCGTTGGCCCCGGTGACGATTGCGCGGTGGTCGATCCCGGCCGGGGTCTGCTGCGCTTGCTGAAGACCGACGCCATCGTGGAAGGCGTCCATTTCCTGCCGGACACGCCCGCGGCAAAGGTCGGCTGGAAGGCCGTCGCGCGCGTCCTCAGCGACTTCGCCGCGATGGGCGGCGTGCCGGAGCACCTGCTGGTCACGGTGGCGGTCGATCCCGCCAAGCCGGTCGCGTGGATGGACGGCCTTTACCGCGGCATTCGCAAGTGCCTGGCGACCCACGGCGGCGTGCTGGCCGGCGGGGAAACGTCGCGGCTGCCATCGGGCGCGATGATCTCCGTGGCCGGCGAGGGAAGGGTGGAGCGGAAGCATCTGATCCTCCGCAGCGGCGGAAAGCCCGGCGATCTCGTGGTCGTCACCGGCCGCCTCGGTGGCTCGATCCGCGGCAAGCACCTCACCTTCACCCCGCGTCTCAACGAAGCCGCCTGGCTGGTCCGGAACCTGCGGCCGTCCGCGATGATGGATCTTTCCGACGGGCTGGCGAAGGACCTGCCACGTCTCGCTGAGGCCAGCGGCTGCGGCTTCGAGTTCGGCGAGGTGCCCGCCACCCGCGGCTGCACCCGTGCGCAGGCACTCGGCGATGGCGAGGACTACGAGCTCCTCTTCACCGTTTCGCCGCGCCGCTGGATAGCCGCCGCCGGTCAGTGGCCAAAGGACTTCCCTCAGCTCTCAATCATCGGCAGACTCTGCCCCCCCGGCCAGGGAGCCTCGCTCGCTGGCGGCTGGGACCATTTCTCGCCATGAAATCGCTGATCGAAAATTACTACGCCGCCTTCAATTCCGGCGACCGCGAAGCACTGCTCGAACTGCTGGCGGAAGACGTCGTCCACGAGGTGAACGAAGGCCTGGCCGAGACCGGCAAGGAGGCCTTCCGCGCCTTTCTCGAGCGCATGGACCGGTGCTACCGAGAGACCGTGGAGGAGCTGGAGATCTTCACCGGTCCGGAGAACCGCGCGGCCGCCGAATTCTACATCCGCGGCGAATACCTCGCCACCGATACCGGCCTGCCCGAGGCGAAGGGCCAGGCTTATCGCCTCCGCGTCGGCGCTTTCTTTGACGCCCGCCTCGGCAAGATCACGCGGGTGACGAACTACTATAACCTCCGGACTTGGCTCGCGCAGGTGAGCTGACCAAGGCGGCTTTGCGGGCTTCAGCCGGACGAATCGCCACGGCTCGACCGGCCCGATTGCCATGCCTCAAATTTCCTGAGGAGACGCAGGAAGAGCAGCACCACGAAGTGGACTCCCACGAAGATGCCCACGAAGCCAAACCCCCTGTCGAGCGGGATGCCGGTTAGAAGGAAGAGCAATCCCCAGAGCAGGCAACTTAGCAAAAGGAAGGTGCCGAACCGGAGCCACAGCGGATAGCGCCGGATTTTCAGCCATAGCGAAAGCATTGGCACGGACGTGGAGGAGCCGCCGCGCAGTTCGGAGACCACGAACCATTCGTACACCTTGCAGCCCGGCCACAGCAGGACCGTCGCCACCACCAGCCACGCGACGAATGCCAGCAGGATCTTGAACGCGGCCAGCAGGAAGATCGCAATCCACGGGTGGTCGCGGAGGACGCCGAGGCCCCGGCGAAGCGATTCGAAAACCCGGGAGGGCAGGCTGAAAAGGCAGTAAACCAGACTGCCTCGCGCGACGGCATTGAAGAGATCCTTCTGGTACTCGCGGTTGCCCGGTTCCGCCCGCAGCGCCATCCGGTAGTGTTCCTCGGCCTTCGACGGGTTCTCCAGTTCGTCGAGGTAAACGTCCCCGATGCTGTTGTGAAGGGAGGCGTTCCCGGGGTCGAGCGCGAGTGCCGCTTCAAATTCCCGCAGGCGTCTCCAGGACTCCCTTCCGGAATTGTCCATCGCGGCGTGGAGCCGGATGTAAAGATTCACGATATCCGGGTCCTCGGGTGCCAGCTCTCTTGCGCGTTCAATGTGTTTGCGGGCCTCGGCGGGCCGGTATTGCTGGCTCTCCGCGATGGCGGCCGCAAAGTGGAAGTAGGGATTGTGAGGGACGAGCTGCAGTCCGGCTCCGATGAAGCGGAGCGCGGGCTTCCATTGCTGCTTCACGAGATAGAACCGGATCGCCGCGACGTGCGTGTCCACCGACTCCGGATCCAGCCGCAGCAAGTGGTGGACGTGTCGTTCCGCCTCCTTGAGCTGACGAAGATCGCACAGCCCCATCACCAGGTAGTAGTGGGCGTCGAGGTCCTCCGGATTGAGGCCCAGGAACCTGTAGGCCTCGGCGACCAGCCGGTCGGGGTTTCCGGCGTCTTGGAGAATCGAAAGCACCCGGCCCGACGGCATTCCATGGGGAAAGCCGCCCGGACTCCCGCCATTGTCAGGATCGTGCGCGTGACTCAACTGCGGCAGTGGAGTGGAAAGCGCTGCCGGCCGGAAGCCTTATCCGCCGGTCGCGGGTGACAAGCTACGACAACCTCCGGGCTTGGCTCGACCTCGATTCCCGGCGAGATTGAGTCCCATCGACATGAAACCCATCGCTTTCCTCTTCCTGTTCGCCGCCACCCTCCATGCCGGCGAGAAGCAACTCTTCAATGGCAAGGACCTCACCGGCTGGGAGGGAAATTCCAAGCTGTGGTCCGTCGAGGACGGCGCCATCACCGGCAAGACCTCCGACAGCGGCGACGCGAAGATTTCCCACAATACCTTCCTCGTCTGGAAAGACGGCACCGTCGGCGATTTCGAGCTGACGTTCAAATACCGCATCGAGAAGGGAAACAGCGGCGTCCAGTACCGGTCGAAGGTGCTCGAGCCGGGACCCTCCGGCTCGGTGGTAAGCGGCTACCAGGCCGATTTTGAAGCCGGCAAGACCTACAGTGGCATCCTCTATGAGGAAAAAGGCCGCGGCATCCTCGCCAAGCGCGGCGAGAAGACCGAGGTCGGCGATGACGGCAAGCCCAAGGTCACCGGGCAGGTCGGCGATTCCAACGAGATCCAGGCGGCCATCAAGGACGAGCAGTGGAACGACTACAAGATCGTCGCCAAGGGCAACCACGTGCAGCACTTCATCAACGGCAAGCAGACCGTCGATGTCACCGACAACGACGCCAAGAACGCGCCGAAGGAAGGCATCCTCGCGCTGCAGATCCACGCCGGTCCGTCGATGGTGGTGCAGTTCAAGGAGCTGGTGCTGAAGACGGCGGATTGACTCTAGTCACGTAGCGGAACGACTTCGTCGTTCCGGCTGGGTTCGGCCCGCACCGAGAGTCCACGTGGCGCTCTGGCTAGCGGCTTCGCCCCGCCGGAAGGACGCAGTCCTTCCGCTATATCAAGGCAAGCCCGGCATTTCCATCGCATCCTCGCATGGATCGTGCATCCTCCTCCCGTGATCTCCCGCCGCAAGATCAAGTATTCCGTTTGCCCCCCGCTCCGGCAGTATCTTTATCACTTCGATCGCCTGCGCGACATCCCGCTGGTCTATGACGACCTCGCGCGGTTCGCAGGCTCGATGCCCTACGAGGACCCGCGCGGGAAGGAGACGCTGTGGCTCACGGTCTTCTACCCGCAGGAGCTGATGTTGGAGCTGCGGCCGAAGCTCACCAAGATCTACGCCGAGCTGAAAATCGGCGGCGAGTCAGACCTTCACGAGCACCTCACCGTCGATCGCATCGACTTCGGCGAGTTTGGGAATTCGCGGCCGTTCCGCATCCGCATCACCAACCTCTACAACGACAACTCCGACTACTTCTACGTGAAGCAGGCAGATGCCTCGCGCATCTATGGCTTGGAGTTGGAACACATCCTGTCGCCGAACCGCATCAACTACCTGGTGAATGGCAACACGCTGATCGAGGAGCACATTGCCGGCGTGCCGGGCGACGTGTTTCTCAAGGATCACCTGCCGCGGCCGGAGCTGAACAAGGTCCGCATCGCGAAGGAATTCACCAAGTTCAATGAGCGCTGCTTCATCCGCCTGCTCGGCGACATGCGCAGCGTGAACTACGTCGTGGACATCACCCCGGACTTCGAGGAGGTGCAGTACCGCGTCCGCCCCATCGACTTCGACCAGCAGAGCTACGAACGCCGCGGCAAGACCTACCTCGCCTACCGTTTCGACTCTAACAAGACGGTCACCAAGCTCGCCTTCGACGTCCTGAACCGGAAGACCATCGACCAGTACGTCGCCGAAGAGCACGCGCAGATGACCCGCCGGGCCAAGGTGGAGAACGCACGCCTCAAGGCCCTGTTAGGCGTGATGCGCCGTGACGACATCGCTCCGCACGAGCACGTCGCCTCGCTTGCCGCGGATCTGGCGAAGTACCACCACACCGATATCTTCCGCGACTGCCAGACGATGGGCGAGCTCACCGCCGCCCACGTGGCGCACATGCTGGAGCTTTGAATCGCGTCACGGGCGACCCCGCTTGCTGCTCCACAAACCCGGATCACGGCATGAAAAAGCCATCGCTGAAATCTCTCGGCCTCGATCTGTTGGAGACGACGGTCGGCGAGCGCGTTCGCATCCCAGCACTGCCCTTCGCCACCTGTGCAGGGTTCTTCGCCGCCGGTGAGCACGGCTGGTGGTTGGTCGCCATGGGCTGTGCCGTGCTGCAGAGCTTCTTCACCTACGCCTCAGTCTCGCACGATCTGGTCCATCGCACGCTGCGGCTGCCGGCTTTGCTGAACGAACTGCTGCTTTTTCTCATCGAAGCCCTCTCGTTCCGATCAGGTCACGCATTCCGGGAAACGCATCTGCACCATCACCGGAGGTTCCCTCATGATGACGACTTGGAAGGGGCTGCGGCGGGCATGTCGTGGTGGCGCGCCTTGCTCGATGGAGTCATTGCCCAGCCACGTCTGTGGGCATGGGCGCTCCTGCGAACGACAGGCAAAAAGCGGCGGTGGATCGTGATCGAAGGGTTGGCGATCATCGCATGGGCAGCGTGGTGCCTCGGATCGCAAGTCGGGATGATCTATCTGGCGGTGACTGTGGTGGGAAGCTGGGTCTATCCCTTCATGACCAGCTTCATGCCTCACGATGCGACGGCGCACGAACCGCTGCGGCAGACTCGCTTGTTCCGCGGGAAGGTGGTTTCTTGGCTGAGCTTGGAGCACCTCTATCACCTCGAGCACCATCTTTATCCGCAGGTGCCTCACCAACGTTGGCCGGAGCTTGCCAAGCGGCTCGATCCGTTTTTCGAGGAGCAAGGACTCAAACCGGTGGTGCTGTGGCGATGAATTCCGATGATTCCCGCGGTTTCTTCTCGGAGCTGGTTGGGGATGGCCGCTCCTTGATTCTGTTCACCGCGATCGCCTTGTTGTTCTCCGGCGGTGGGGCGATCTTCCTGTCCTTGACAGGGCATTTTCTGCCGCACGATGTCGAATTTCTCGGCATGCAGCCAATCGCGCTGTGCGAGCTGAACCAGTGCCGGATCGTCCACTTCATGATCCACGACCGCCTTTCCTTTGGCGGCGTGTTGGTCGCGCTGGCAGTGCTCTACGCATGGCTTGCGCATTTCCCGCTGCGCGACGGGGAGAGCTGGGCGTGGTGGACGCTGGTCCTGACAAATGCGACCGGCTTTGGCAGTTTCCTAGCCTACCTCGGCTACGGCTATCTCGATGGCTGGCACGCTTGGGCAACCTTGCTGCTGCTGCCCATCACTCTGACAGGCTTGTGGAAGACACGGCGGCTTTGCTCGAAGCCGCTGGACTTCCGCCCGGCCGCATGGCCCGCGACATGGCGGTGCCGACAGGCCATTGGGTGGATGTTATGGATGGGGTGGGGCACCGGTTTGGTGGCGGCCGGAGCAACAATCCTGACCGTCGGCATGACACTGGTCTTCGTCCCCAGCGACCTGGATTTCATCGGCTACACGCGGGAGCAACTCGATGCGATCAACCCGCGTTTGATTCCCATGATCGCCCATGATCGCGCGGGCTTCGGAGGCGGCTTGCTCACGACCGGACTGACGATCCTTTGCATCCTGTGGAAGGCCGCGCCATCGACGCACGTTTGGCAGGCGCTTGTCTTGGCAGGTCTCGTCGGATTCGGGTGTGCAATCGGCGTGCATTATCCGATCGGCTACCTTGACTTCTGGCATCTTGCGCCGGCTTGGGCGGGTGCTGCTGTGTTCGCGGCAGGTGCCTGGCTATCGAAGCGCTAACTTTTGATAACGGCGGCTTTGCGCCATCGGCTCCCCGGCGCAAATGATGAGACTTTGACAACGTTCGCCGGCAAAGCCATTTCCTGGTATGGAATGAAGGCCTCCCACATCATGACCGGCATCGTGGCGCTGCTCGCGGGCTTTTGGCTGGGCCGGATTCAGATCGCTGGCCGGGAGCCGGGAAAGGAATCCCGCGGGGAGATTCCGGCTGGGGCCTCGTCGGTGGCATCGGCCGCTGAAAGTGATTCTTCCGCTGCCTCGCGCAATTCGCGCCCCCTGGCGGCAGCGGTTTCCGACGGAGCCAAGCTTGCTGAAGAGCTTCACCAGACCTTCCTGATCGGCAACCCGATCACCCGCAGCTTGAAGTTCGCGGAGTTGTTAGAAGAGATGACGCCGCAGAATGCCCGTGAGTTCCGCGAGCTGTTCTTCGGATTCGACAAGCAGGGCCTGCGCTACGACAGCGAGTGGCGGCTGCTGTGGCACCAGTGGGGGAAAGTCGATCCACTCGCTGCGATGGCGGCGCTGAAGGAGGAGGGAAGCAACGGCCGCAGCGCATCGTATGCGGCCTCGGTGCTGGAGCTCATCTTTTCGAGCTGGAGTGAGATCGACAGTGCCGCGGCATCCAAACATCTCTCCCAACTCACCGATCCGGATCAGTACAACCGCGCCTACTTTGGCCTGCTGCGTGGGATGGATCTCGAAAGCGCCAGCCGCTTCGCCGAGCAGACCAGCTTTCCCGAAGGCACCACCGCTTCTTCGGCCGCCGAACGTCTTGTCGAACGCGCTTTGCGCGAGAGCGGCTCGACGGACGA
Coding sequences within it:
- a CDS encoding tetratricopeptide repeat protein is translated as MSHAHDPDNGGSPGGFPHGMPSGRVLSILQDAGNPDRLVAEAYRFLGLNPEDLDAHYYLVMGLCDLRQLKEAERHVHHLLRLDPESVDTHVAAIRFYLVKQQWKPALRFIGAGLQLVPHNPYFHFAAAIAESQQYRPAEARKHIERARELAPEDPDIVNLYIRLHAAMDNSGRESWRRLREFEAALALDPGNASLHNSIGDVYLDELENPSKAEEHYRMALRAEPGNREYQKDLFNAVARGSLVYCLFSLPSRVFESLRRGLGVLRDHPWIAIFLLAAFKILLAFVAWLVVATVLLWPGCKVYEWFVVSELRGGSSTSVPMLSLWLKIRRYPLWLRFGTFLLLSCLLWGLLFLLTGIPLDRGFGFVGIFVGVHFVVLLFLRLLRKFEAWQSGRSSRGDSSG
- a CDS encoding CPBP family intramembrane glutamic endopeptidase — protein: MVAAPQLLVSKQAANPYRSILRRHMPEPLLALLIFVMGVWLWDNHFGPKYGWEDGVGRMALRKTDRDLRLADSAGQLPALLRKLLAIPDREQALRNGVFSLEMLEKDRSLDEESAFALGVLRSVRGRDGSFIPLPPDPEAVVRRVAQGNDFWWDREYLTRLGQTRSDGAVMQASERSADPRSREVALRAVLSRGGVWLVALCGLAFLPAVVRGYWEALRSKGRGYVGHWPTALGLGVFLLAYLASIGFGKVLDGQISILQRWAGEGGQPVSIAPGLFVLIDAATRFLPALLAFAFLFRRARHVWTRLGLKGAPDGKLVLGSFALLMIGDQVLRHFMLGDDMPDDPAGGLSEMEEGPWGLVLALTSACIAAPAAEEILYRGVLFRSLANGLRVPAATLISAAVFAVVHFYDAYGLVSVGLLGVACSLCFAASGRLVTAIFLHALYNFAIKVPEWIVYHAPL
- a CDS encoding 3-keto-disaccharide hydrolase, which gives rise to MKPIAFLFLFAATLHAGEKQLFNGKDLTGWEGNSKLWSVEDGAITGKTSDSGDAKISHNTFLVWKDGTVGDFELTFKYRIEKGNSGVQYRSKVLEPGPSGSVVSGYQADFEAGKTYSGILYEEKGRGILAKRGEKTEVGDDGKPKVTGQVGDSNEIQAAIKDEQWNDYKIVAKGNHVQHFINGKQTVDVTDNDAKNAPKEGILALQIHAGPSMVVQFKELVLKTAD
- a CDS encoding thiamine-phosphate kinase, which encodes MKKRLRDLGEDALIARLLRGFPGGENLRVGPGDDCAVVDPGRGLLRLLKTDAIVEGVHFLPDTPAAKVGWKAVARVLSDFAAMGGVPEHLLVTVAVDPAKPVAWMDGLYRGIRKCLATHGGVLAGGETSRLPSGAMISVAGEGRVERKHLILRSGGKPGDLVVVTGRLGGSIRGKHLTFTPRLNEAAWLVRNLRPSAMMDLSDGLAKDLPRLAEASGCGFEFGEVPATRGCTRAQALGDGEDYELLFTVSPRRWIAAAGQWPKDFPQLSIIGRLCPPGQGASLAGGWDHFSP
- a CDS encoding ketosteroid isomerase-related protein codes for the protein MKSLIENYYAAFNSGDREALLELLAEDVVHEVNEGLAETGKEAFRAFLERMDRCYRETVEELEIFTGPENRAAAEFYIRGEYLATDTGLPEAKGQAYRLRVGAFFDARLGKITRVTNYYNLRTWLAQVS
- a CDS encoding fatty acid desaturase family protein — protein: MKKPSLKSLGLDLLETTVGERVRIPALPFATCAGFFAAGEHGWWLVAMGCAVLQSFFTYASVSHDLVHRTLRLPALLNELLLFLIEALSFRSGHAFRETHLHHHRRFPHDDDLEGAAAGMSWWRALLDGVIAQPRLWAWALLRTTGKKRRWIVIEGLAIIAWAAWCLGSQVGMIYLAVTVVGSWVYPFMTSFMPHDATAHEPLRQTRLFRGKVVSWLSLEHLYHLEHHLYPQVPHQRWPELAKRLDPFFEEQGLKPVVLWR
- a CDS encoding CPBP family intramembrane glutamic endopeptidase codes for the protein MVSFLASTLPAVDPDAIIMWTFAAAAVVFLVSWGIRGARGKVEPFENMVASPRMSPEEAALYVPSAEGAPPLPRLDSDSPYAPPGSVPPPLPVAAATTAPVGLLKVSTAIYRLVDLPLIGLVFLIFAGLTAANGGSSEEVPLDKKYTPGVLIASIIFQFLLMGMVLAFVAWRVKITEWLGLRWRKWWLTIAIAPLTVFFMLCFMGVLFVSGWNGWLEKTLGMESMQEAVKVFKEVKDPLVIALMAVTAAIVAPLAEEVVFRGYLYPAAKRFCGPAGAIVFSSLVFAAAHGHVVALLPLFVLAVILCLLYEFTGSIWACMSVHFLFNAFTVTMQLLARSGLIDLPADS